A stretch of Brassica rapa cultivar Chiifu-401-42 chromosome A08, CAAS_Brap_v3.01, whole genome shotgun sequence DNA encodes these proteins:
- the LOC103834274 gene encoding agamous-like MADS-box protein AGL19: MVRGKTEMKRIENATSRQVTFSKRRNGLLKKAFELSVLCDAEVALIIFSPTSKLYEFSSSSISKTIERYQRRVTEIGINHKRDADSQQARGETYGLTKKIEQLEIIKRKMLGEGIDVCSIEELHQLENQLERGLTRIRAKKYQLLREEIDKLKEEERNLIKENKELNEKLSGMGAIVVASSSSTLTSSEVNTDGNDSMEVETGLFIGPPEPRQSKKIYPQC, encoded by the exons ATGGTGAGGGGAAAGACGGAGATGAAGAGAATAGAGAACGCAACTAGCAGGCAAGTGACCTTCTCCAAGAGAAGAAATGGACTTTTGAAGAAAGCTTTCGAGTTATCGGTCCTCTGTGATGCTGAAGTTGCTTTGATCATCTTCTCACCAACATCCAAACTCTATGAGTTCTCTAGCTCTAG TATTTCAAAAACAATAGAACGATACCAGAGACGAGTCACAGAAATTGGAATTAACCATAAGAGAGATGCAGATTCTCAG CAAGCAAGAGGCGAAACATATGGCTTGACAAAAAAGATTGAGCAACTTGAGATAATTAAACG AAAAATGCTCGGAGAAGGTATTGATGTATGTTCTATTGAAGAGCTGCACCAGTTAGAGAATCAGTTGGAGCGAGGCTTGACCAGGATAAGAGCCAAGAAG TACCAATTACTCCGTGAAGAAATTGATAAGCTGAAGGAAGAG GAGAGGAATCTCATTAAGGAAAACAAAGAACTGAATGAGAag ttgAGTGGAATGGGAGCAATAGTAgtagcatcatcatcatcaaccttAACATCATCAGAAGTGAACACGGATGGCAATGACAGTATGGAAGTGGAGACTGGTTTGTTCATTGGACCTCCTGAGCCAAGACAATCCAAGAAAATCTATCCTCAATGTTAA